One genomic segment of Candidatus Hydrogenedentota bacterium includes these proteins:
- a CDS encoding HEAT repeat domain-containing protein, with translation MAILEHIVPGNAAVRAAAVLTVLFAGCFIPATADPPLPDISRASWIWGDLREDVCDFRLVFTLDKAPSAASVLITADNGYELYVNGVPVGHDIGPGSDVWGSLERWDILERLKPGRNAIGIRGICLGGSRGVVAALRVETDGAKPLERGTGAAWRAASGDDPAEYSLPGHDEAGHWKSAKVLGPMGAAPWGRLEYSGSPGGRREGAPPVRLNLRRADGAFAWPGPVAFVDNDCSVYEKMNQDAWGISFRIGDWSRAYTMFDLPCPSKIGRRLCVLDATGPDAAPRVLHDAGAGVIGSPSVSFDGQSIYMAMAPEGESFFHIYRIPAAGGPPERITSGPYHDIDPAELPDGRIVFSSTRAGTFEEYHAAPARALFVMQPDGSRIQSITHTPIFDNEPKVLPDGRIAFVRSDNFFGRAKVETLIHAIRPDGSAGQTLFGADVGAVYGVRLRMLGYGSPAPLPDGRVAVLSKTGNFIGLPGTAEASHQRIPDGLGDLAPLPDGRLLVTVLHNDPGDRRSRVLAVFDPADSSTVVLHESSGTPIHSPVYLGARRRPPSLPNTVKLEETGSPAATGFLYAQNVHITRKTDAGWGHVRAIRVLRSRGVSQRSSHWDFVHQGKEVTELGTVPIGPDGSFAVEVPADVPLALQAVDAEGRSELNEMSWIFVRPGEVRSCTGCHDSHRAAPPAESRYTGAFRVKPLKLLERGEPHRWRGNNPGTSGMMDLQFERFRENASLNLYRDTGAALEPGHAETAAWAEKLGHGEEGVRISAANRLALLRDQAAAPALAVMLRDTSREARVAAAMALAACGTRGSVRPLAALLEDPDPTAAQAAAVALEAITGREAPDGAQYGADARRGQAATWRAWLDGDPWREHEAELTGDIASESRVIQRRAIKALGHIGGDAARAALRAHVAREKDNNPYPPFVGDNRTDAFTFDDASPLNPRTLQAAVRALGSLKDAEALPLFRQVLAEHTKPRNGNLFLAEAVIEALGRIGGPEAEKLLVDTFAGLGRYADYVGWYSDHPALYACHASPLHARVIEALDRMGATGAAAIVPHIIRSIPTDPDRALFLETDTYELLAGRVIRRSGRGDEVVLACLAVLGNPDAAAGEELRQAIGDTVNAWAGHPCAEIRAAQLLASICRDTRHAPAVRAAYERYLAEPEETFAREINHPTTFQVRLPRRHWVLFYLGRALGNLRDPESVDLLLASLVPELNEARHGRPAPDNPNIHLLQMEATPCWRAAAAWALGRSGDTRAVPVLLETVSSLDNAVDTRYAAAEALVRLADPGSKPGILALAEGYPEVSIRRKLLEALK, from the coding sequence ATGGCAATACTGGAACACATTGTCCCCGGAAACGCGGCGGTGCGCGCCGCCGCCGTGCTCACCGTTCTGTTCGCGGGGTGTTTCATTCCGGCGACTGCGGACCCGCCGCTGCCCGACATCAGCAGGGCCTCCTGGATCTGGGGCGACCTGCGGGAGGACGTGTGCGATTTCCGTCTTGTTTTCACGCTGGACAAGGCGCCGTCCGCGGCGTCGGTGCTCATCACGGCCGACAACGGCTATGAGCTTTACGTGAACGGCGTCCCGGTCGGGCACGACATCGGGCCGGGCTCTGATGTCTGGGGCTCCCTTGAGCGGTGGGACATTCTGGAAAGGCTGAAGCCCGGACGGAACGCGATCGGCATCCGGGGAATCTGTCTGGGCGGCAGCCGCGGCGTGGTCGCTGCGCTGCGGGTGGAGACGGACGGCGCAAAGCCTCTGGAGCGGGGAACCGGCGCGGCGTGGCGGGCCGCGTCCGGGGACGACCCCGCCGAGTACTCGCTCCCCGGCCACGACGAGGCCGGACACTGGAAATCCGCGAAGGTGCTGGGGCCGATGGGCGCGGCGCCGTGGGGCCGTCTGGAGTATTCGGGGTCGCCCGGAGGGCGCCGCGAGGGCGCGCCGCCGGTGCGCCTGAACCTGCGCCGGGCGGACGGCGCATTCGCCTGGCCCGGCCCCGTGGCCTTTGTTGACAATGACTGCAGCGTGTACGAGAAGATGAACCAGGACGCGTGGGGCATCAGTTTCCGCATCGGGGACTGGTCGCGCGCGTACACGATGTTTGACCTTCCCTGCCCCTCAAAGATCGGGCGCAGACTGTGCGTGCTGGACGCGACGGGTCCGGACGCCGCGCCGCGCGTGCTGCATGACGCGGGCGCCGGGGTGATCGGATCTCCCAGCGTGAGCTTTGACGGCCAGTCCATTTACATGGCCATGGCTCCGGAGGGGGAGTCCTTCTTCCACATTTACCGAATCCCGGCCGCGGGGGGCCCGCCTGAACGGATCACCAGCGGCCCCTACCATGACATTGACCCGGCCGAACTGCCCGACGGCCGGATTGTTTTCTCCTCGACGCGGGCGGGCACCTTTGAGGAGTACCACGCGGCGCCGGCGCGGGCGCTGTTCGTGATGCAGCCGGACGGCTCCAGAATACAGTCCATCACGCACACGCCCATTTTCGACAACGAGCCGAAGGTGCTTCCGGACGGGCGCATCGCCTTTGTCCGAAGCGACAACTTCTTCGGACGCGCAAAAGTGGAGACCCTGATTCACGCCATCCGGCCGGACGGATCCGCCGGGCAGACGCTGTTCGGGGCCGACGTGGGCGCAGTGTACGGCGTGCGCCTGCGCATGCTGGGCTACGGAAGCCCGGCGCCCCTTCCGGACGGGCGGGTGGCCGTCCTGTCCAAAACCGGAAACTTCATCGGCCTGCCGGGGACGGCGGAGGCGTCGCACCAGCGGATTCCGGACGGTCTGGGCGACCTGGCCCCGCTTCCCGACGGGCGCCTGCTGGTGACGGTGCTCCACAATGACCCCGGGGACCGGCGCTCCCGCGTGCTTGCGGTTTTCGACCCGGCGGACAGCAGCACGGTGGTCCTCCACGAATCATCCGGCACGCCCATCCACTCGCCCGTGTATCTGGGGGCGCGGCGGAGGCCGCCATCACTCCCGAACACCGTGAAACTGGAAGAGACGGGATCGCCCGCGGCGACAGGGTTTTTGTACGCCCAGAATGTTCACATCACCCGGAAAACAGACGCCGGCTGGGGGCATGTGCGCGCCATCCGCGTCCTGCGCTCCCGGGGCGTCAGCCAGCGGTCCTCCCATTGGGACTTTGTGCACCAGGGCAAAGAGGTGACCGAACTGGGCACGGTCCCCATCGGGCCGGACGGCTCATTCGCCGTTGAAGTGCCGGCCGATGTTCCCCTGGCGCTCCAGGCCGTGGACGCCGAGGGCCGCTCGGAACTGAACGAGATGTCGTGGATATTCGTGCGGCCGGGGGAGGTCCGCTCCTGCACGGGCTGCCACGACTCGCACCGGGCCGCGCCCCCCGCGGAAAGCCGGTACACGGGCGCGTTTCGGGTGAAGCCGTTGAAACTGCTCGAACGGGGCGAGCCGCACCGGTGGCGGGGAAACAATCCCGGCACGTCTGGCATGATGGACCTCCAATTTGAACGGTTCCGGGAGAACGCGTCGCTGAACCTCTACCGTGACACGGGCGCGGCGCTTGAGCCGGGCCATGCGGAAACCGCCGCCTGGGCCGAAAAACTTGGCCATGGCGAGGAGGGCGTGCGCATTTCCGCGGCGAACCGCCTGGCCCTGCTCCGCGACCAGGCGGCCGCCCCGGCGCTGGCGGTCATGCTCCGCGACACCAGCCGCGAGGCGCGCGTGGCGGCGGCGATGGCGCTGGCCGCGTGCGGCACGCGCGGCAGTGTGCGGCCCCTGGCGGCGCTTCTGGAGGACCCGGACCCCACGGCGGCTCAGGCGGCGGCCGTGGCGCTTGAAGCCATAACGGGCCGGGAGGCGCCGGACGGCGCGCAGTACGGCGCGGATGCGCGGCGCGGCCAGGCCGCGACGTGGCGCGCATGGCTTGACGGCGACCCGTGGCGGGAGCATGAGGCCGAATTAACAGGAGACATCGCCAGCGAGAGCCGCGTGATTCAGCGCCGGGCGATTAAGGCCCTCGGGCACATCGGCGGCGACGCCGCACGCGCCGCGCTACGCGCCCACGTGGCCCGCGAAAAGGACAACAACCCCTACCCGCCGTTCGTGGGGGACAACCGCACAGACGCGTTCACCTTCGACGACGCGTCGCCCCTGAACCCCCGGACCCTTCAGGCGGCCGTGCGGGCCCTGGGCTCCCTAAAGGATGCGGAGGCGCTTCCCCTGTTCCGGCAAGTGCTGGCCGAACACACCAAGCCCCGGAACGGCAACCTGTTCCTTGCCGAGGCGGTCATCGAGGCATTGGGCCGGATTGGCGGCCCTGAAGCCGAGAAACTGCTGGTTGACACCTTCGCCGGACTTGGCCGCTATGCGGACTACGTCGGGTGGTACAGCGACCATCCCGCGCTTTACGCCTGCCACGCGTCGCCCCTTCACGCCCGCGTGATCGAGGCGCTGGACCGCATGGGCGCCACCGGCGCGGCGGCCATTGTCCCCCACATTATCCGCTCCATTCCCACCGACCCGGACCGGGCCCTGTTTTTGGAGACCGACACCTACGAGCTGCTCGCCGGGCGCGTGATTCGGCGTTCCGGGCGCGGCGACGAGGTAGTCCTGGCCTGCCTAGCCGTCCTGGGCAACCCGGACGCGGCGGCGGGGGAGGAACTGCGCCAGGCAATCGGCGACACCGTCAACGCTTGGGCCGGGCATCCCTGCGCGGAGATTCGGGCGGCGCAACTGCTCGCGTCGATCTGCCGCGACACGCGGCACGCCCCCGCGGTGCGCGCGGCGTATGAACGGTATCTGGCCGAACCGGAGGAGACCTTTGCGCGCGAGATCAACCATCCCACCACCTTTCAGGTGCGGCTGCCCCGCCGCCACTGGGTGCTCTTTTACCTGGGACGGGCATTGGGCAACCTGCGGGACCCGGAATCAGTGGACCTTCTTCTGGCCTCGCTGGTGCCGGAATTAAACGAGGCGCGCCATGGGCGGCCCGCCCCGGACAACCCGAACATCCACCTGCTTCAGATGGAGGCCACGCCCTGCTGGCGGGCTGCGGCGGCGTGGGCGTTGGGCCGGAGCGGCGACACGCGGGCCGTGCCCGTGCTGCTGGAAACCGTGTCCAGCCTCGACAATGCCGTTGACACCCGTTATGCTGCCGCCGAGGCGCTTGTCCGCCTTGCCGACCCCGGCAGCAAACCGGGCATTCTTGCGCTGGCTGAGGGATACCCGGAGGTTTCCATCCGACGCAAACTGCTGGAGGCGCTGAAATGA
- a CDS encoding glycosyltransferase: protein MTGNAAPHGAQDTPPGVSVVVAVWAGDAPGPLRDALESVRAQSFAGWECLIGADGPLTPELDAVIGEFTAVDGRFRRVDHPGRRGPAAARNRILPLVRGEFIAVLDADDAAEPRRLERQLARMTAPDAPDVLGAWCLMVDAGGAPLGLRRTPSGPGAVRRALWRRNPLAHSSVMLRTALLRDNPYPETRRFGEDHLLWVRLAAKGARLDNLPEVLCRYRIAPLPKDHGTRRDRFRADWATRREALRLLPSVVAALCLPAAFLLSAARLLPPGLLGRLRGLLARGGGGDTP, encoded by the coding sequence ATGACAGGAAACGCGGCACCGCACGGCGCGCAGGACACCCCGCCAGGGGTGTCCGTGGTGGTGGCCGTGTGGGCGGGGGACGCGCCCGGCCCGCTGCGCGATGCGCTGGAAAGCGTGCGCGCCCAGTCTTTCGCCGGATGGGAGTGCCTCATCGGCGCGGACGGCCCCCTCACCCCGGAACTGGACGCGGTGATTGGCGAATTCACGGCTGTGGACGGAAGATTCCGGCGCGTGGACCATCCGGGGCGGCGCGGTCCGGCGGCGGCGCGAAACCGTATCCTGCCTTTGGTCCGGGGCGAATTTATTGCCGTCCTTGACGCGGACGACGCGGCGGAGCCCCGGCGGCTGGAGCGGCAACTGGCGCGGATGACCGCGCCGGACGCGCCGGATGTGCTGGGCGCCTGGTGCCTGATGGTGGACGCGGGGGGCGCGCCCCTCGGACTGCGGCGGACCCCCTCCGGTCCCGGCGCCGTGCGCCGCGCGCTGTGGCGGCGCAATCCCCTGGCCCACTCGTCCGTCATGCTGCGCACGGCGCTGCTTCGGGATAACCCCTATCCGGAAACGCGCCGCTTCGGTGAGGACCACCTGCTCTGGGTGCGCTTGGCCGCCAAAGGCGCGCGGCTCGACAACCTGCCCGAGGTGCTGTGCCGCTACCGGATTGCCCCCCTGCCCAAGGACCACGGCACCCGCCGGGACCGGTTCCGCGCGGACTGGGCCACCCGCCGCGAGGCGCTGCGTTTGCTGCCGTCTGTTGTGGCGGCGCTGTGCCTGCCCGCCGCGTTCCTGCTTTCGGCGGCGCGTTTGCTGCCGCCGGGGCTATTGGGCCGCCTGCGGGGCCTGCTGGCGCGCGGCGGCGGGGGAGATACCCCATGA
- a CDS encoding VCBS repeat-containing protein, giving the protein MSHVRRVAAAALLLASFSAWTELAQVWSFMPAGEQFDGSVGLADLNGDGALEIITPTIQGAVIALDAQGRELWRWRQPDPISAPPAIAEVVASSPGPEILVLTNTGKVYCLASGTGEILWLDALSGSMHWGSAGIAVADLNGDGTLEMVMADARGEVSAKRGDGSEFWNHREEGGLKSAPAVGDLDGDGKPEVLIAGSAVTLLCLDNTGKPLWSMAGTPGAGAPVLADLDGDGTLEILLGVGDALCVIGHDGETRWSVPLSGPMDSGVSVADLDGDGSPEIIVVDLKGGLAALTAAGQPLWTAEVEGRARRSPSVADLDGDGSPEILVAGYSGAVHVFNAKGELLDRADLGGASNATAAVARLREDEPLTVICPVVTGSLTAFQWVGGGNGGAVLWPEYRFDSLRTGVAKLPKQESRVRITRFDTGRAYVGRNEFSVEVENPKGEKLAVTLEVRQGERGAQKQVEGDAPVLRAAAPYVMGGREEAELVFECVVRRGDEELARQSRGLKAAPFAAELAEVGLAALRMETLAGTLPADSAPGVEREALYWQAKLPGLRERASAAALLSSGELNALTAELARARADAGRMAAVAALRAASDSPLHLRAANPWATFGGMDELLEGRVAPPEMRVGAFSGEIESGALNVFNLGGAPMTLRVEAGPLTHTDGSTAPASALIVREAVAVPTQMSDTAADAIPLLNQAGTVMVPAFDARQLYFEVETKGLAPGEWGAELRLRGLDTAATEAKTTLRLTVWPAALPEKQTLGLCHWGYVHSSMLKDMPEAALADQVRHGTNVFVGLFPPRGEFDADGNLTGPLDFSKHDDYLDQHAQHGLILFYTYDSALKGPAEKFSDTWNRAHVAYLRAWVEHLKARGMDYADWALYTIDEPGLRDGLVDIHNKLGKLAREADPAIRIYTDPVGDASLEDLQSMAPYTDIWCPHRNTIVNKPDTTKLDFIKSTGGTVFTYECQDNVKHRSPLGYYRGQAWLAWMHGFKAVGFWAYCTSQYDPWFNNGEAEYLLIYPGDGVVPSKRWHAVRDGIEDHAMLSALRDAADAAEAAGRNPEAVAEARRLLGADATVIARFCGLDDDGETPGPGGLAGQRRVEDRRWKAVQEARAETARLLAELTRETH; this is encoded by the coding sequence ATGTCTCATGTGCGCCGTGTTGCGGCCGCCGCGCTTCTTCTCGCGTCCTTTTCCGCATGGACGGAACTGGCCCAGGTCTGGAGTTTCATGCCCGCCGGGGAGCAGTTTGACGGATCGGTCGGGCTCGCCGACCTGAACGGGGACGGCGCGCTGGAGATCATCACGCCGACCATCCAGGGCGCGGTCATCGCGCTGGACGCGCAGGGCCGGGAATTGTGGCGCTGGCGGCAGCCGGACCCGATCAGCGCGCCGCCGGCCATCGCCGAGGTGGTCGCCTCGTCGCCGGGTCCGGAAATCCTCGTGCTGACGAACACGGGGAAGGTCTACTGCCTGGCCTCCGGCACGGGCGAGATACTCTGGCTGGACGCCTTGTCCGGCAGCATGCACTGGGGTTCGGCGGGCATCGCCGTGGCGGACCTGAACGGCGACGGGACCCTGGAGATGGTGATGGCGGACGCGCGCGGGGAGGTTTCGGCCAAGCGCGGCGACGGCTCGGAGTTCTGGAACCACCGCGAGGAGGGCGGGCTGAAGTCCGCGCCCGCCGTGGGCGACCTGGACGGAGACGGAAAGCCGGAGGTGCTGATTGCCGGGTCGGCCGTGACGCTGCTCTGCCTGGACAACACGGGGAAGCCGCTCTGGAGCATGGCGGGGACGCCGGGCGCGGGCGCGCCCGTGCTGGCGGACCTGGACGGCGACGGCACGCTGGAAATCCTTCTGGGCGTCGGCGACGCCCTGTGCGTCATCGGCCATGACGGAGAGACCCGGTGGAGCGTCCCGCTTTCCGGGCCGATGGACAGCGGGGTGTCCGTGGCGGATCTGGACGGGGACGGGTCGCCGGAAATCATCGTTGTGGACCTGAAGGGCGGCCTGGCCGCGCTGACGGCGGCGGGGCAGCCCTTGTGGACGGCGGAGGTGGAGGGGCGCGCGCGGCGCTCGCCGTCCGTGGCGGATCTGGACGGCGACGGGTCGCCGGAAATCTTGGTGGCGGGGTACAGCGGCGCGGTGCATGTGTTCAACGCGAAGGGGGAACTGCTGGACCGCGCGGACCTGGGCGGCGCGTCGAACGCCACGGCGGCGGTGGCGCGGCTGCGCGAAGACGAGCCGCTGACGGTGATCTGCCCGGTGGTCACGGGCTCCCTGACGGCCTTCCAGTGGGTGGGCGGCGGGAACGGCGGCGCGGTCCTGTGGCCGGAGTACCGTTTTGACAGCCTCCGGACGGGTGTGGCGAAACTGCCCAAACAGGAGTCGCGCGTCCGGATTACCCGTTTCGACACGGGCCGGGCCTATGTCGGGCGCAACGAGTTTTCGGTGGAGGTGGAGAACCCAAAGGGGGAGAAACTGGCGGTGACGCTGGAGGTGCGCCAGGGGGAGCGCGGGGCGCAGAAACAGGTTGAGGGAGACGCGCCGGTGCTGCGCGCGGCGGCGCCCTATGTCATGGGCGGGCGCGAGGAGGCGGAGCTGGTCTTCGAGTGCGTGGTGCGGCGCGGGGATGAGGAGCTGGCCCGGCAGTCGCGCGGGCTCAAGGCCGCGCCCTTCGCCGCCGAGCTGGCCGAGGTCGGCCTGGCGGCGCTGCGCATGGAGACGCTCGCCGGGACCCTGCCCGCCGACAGCGCCCCCGGCGTGGAGCGGGAGGCCCTGTACTGGCAGGCGAAACTGCCCGGCCTGCGCGAACGCGCGTCCGCCGCGGCCCTGCTGTCGTCCGGCGAATTGAACGCCCTGACGGCGGAGCTTGCCCGCGCCCGCGCGGATGCGGGGCGCATGGCCGCCGTGGCGGCGCTGCGGGCCGCGTCGGACTCGCCCCTGCACCTGCGCGCCGCAAACCCCTGGGCCACGTTCGGCGGCATGGACGAGTTGCTGGAGGGGCGCGTCGCGCCGCCGGAAATGCGCGTCGGGGCCTTCTCCGGGGAAATCGAGTCCGGCGCGCTGAACGTTTTCAACCTGGGCGGCGCGCCCATGACCCTGCGCGTGGAGGCGGGGCCGTTGACCCACACGGACGGGTCCACGGCGCCCGCTTCGGCGCTCATCGTGCGCGAAGCCGTGGCCGTGCCCACGCAGATGTCGGACACGGCGGCGGACGCCATCCCCCTGCTGAACCAGGCGGGCACGGTCATGGTGCCCGCCTTTGATGCGCGGCAGCTTTATTTCGAGGTGGAGACAAAAGGCCTGGCCCCCGGCGAGTGGGGCGCCGAACTGCGCCTGCGCGGGCTGGACACGGCCGCCACGGAGGCGAAGACCACGCTGCGCCTGACTGTGTGGCCCGCCGCGCTGCCTGAAAAACAGACCCTCGGCCTGTGCCACTGGGGTTATGTGCACTCCTCGATGCTGAAGGACATGCCCGAAGCCGCGCTGGCGGACCAGGTGCGCCACGGCACGAACGTCTTCGTGGGCCTCTTCCCGCCGCGCGGCGAATTCGACGCGGACGGCAACCTGACGGGACCGCTGGATTTCAGCAAGCACGACGACTATCTGGACCAGCACGCGCAGCACGGGCTGATCCTGTTCTACACCTATGACAGCGCCCTGAAAGGCCCCGCCGAAAAATTCTCCGACACCTGGAACAGGGCCCATGTGGCCTATCTGCGCGCGTGGGTGGAACACCTGAAGGCGCGGGGCATGGACTACGCGGACTGGGCGCTTTACACCATAGACGAGCCGGGCCTGCGCGACGGGCTGGTGGACATCCACAACAAGCTGGGGAAACTGGCGCGCGAGGCCGACCCGGCCATCCGCATCTACACCGACCCCGTCGGCGACGCCTCGCTGGAGGACCTGCAGTCCATGGCGCCGTACACGGACATCTGGTGCCCCCACCGCAACACCATCGTGAACAAGCCGGACACGACCAAGCTGGACTTCATTAAAAGCACCGGCGGCACGGTGTTCACCTACGAATGCCAGGACAACGTGAAGCACCGCTCGCCCCTGGGCTATTACCGGGGCCAGGCGTGGCTCGCATGGATGCACGGGTTCAAGGCCGTCGGATTCTGGGCCTACTGCACCTCGCAGTACGACCCGTGGTTCAACAACGGCGAGGCGGAGTACCTGCTCATCTACCCCGGCGACGGCGTGGTGCCCAGCAAGCGCTGGCACGCCGTCCGCGACGGCATCGAGGACCACGCCATGCTCTCCGCGCTCCGGGACGCCGCCGACGCGGCGGAGGCCGCGGGGCGCAATCCGGAGGCGGTGGCGGAAGCGCGCCGCCTGCTCGGCGCGGACGCCACGGTCATTGCCCGGTTCTGCGGGCTGGACGACGACGGCGAGACGCCCGGCCCCGGCGGTCTGGCGGGACAGCGCCGCGTCGAGGACCGCCGCTGGAAGGCCGTGCAGGAGGCCCGCGCGGAGACGGCGCGGCTGCTGGCGGAGTTGACGCGGGAAACACACTGA
- a CDS encoding uridine kinase encodes MKSPHLLGIAGPSCSGKSTLARAVAAHYVALDPIVLPMDAYYRDLSGLSIEERAAVNFDSPEAFEHELLLGQVRDLAAHRPVSMPVYDFTTHTRAGTRPVHWTGRLLVVEGILTLHWPMLNALFDSRVYVDLDDATALARRIARDTRERGRTPESVAKQFQESVTPMADAHCRPSRAAAHRVLDGSGAPEALAGELRDWLAARI; translated from the coding sequence ATGAAAAGTCCCCACCTGCTGGGCATTGCCGGGCCGTCATGTTCGGGAAAGAGCACCCTGGCCCGTGCCGTGGCGGCGCATTATGTCGCCCTCGACCCGATCGTCCTGCCCATGGACGCCTATTACCGCGACCTGTCAGGCCTTTCCATTGAGGAGCGGGCCGCCGTCAATTTCGACAGTCCGGAGGCCTTCGAGCATGAGCTGCTCCTCGGACAGGTCCGCGACTTGGCCGCGCACCGCCCGGTGTCCATGCCCGTCTACGACTTCACCACCCACACCCGCGCCGGGACGCGGCCCGTTCATTGGACCGGCCGCCTGCTCGTCGTCGAGGGGATACTCACCCTGCACTGGCCAATGCTGAACGCGCTTTTCGACAGCCGGGTATATGTGGACCTCGACGATGCTACCGCCCTGGCCCGCCGCATCGCGCGGGACACCCGCGAGCGGGGCCGCACCCCCGAATCCGTGGCCAAACAGTTCCAGGAGAGCGTGACCCCCATGGCCGACGCGCACTGCCGCCCCTCGCGCGCCGCCGCGCACCGGGTGCTGGACGGGAGCGGCGCGCCGGAGGCCCTTGCCGGGGAGTTGCGCGACTGGCTTGCGGCGCGAATCTGA
- a CDS encoding glycosyltransferase family 2 protein: MNPTVSVIVATYNRAALLRGCLESLLAQDGPEFEVLPPTPSTPSTPSTKSSSAQDGPEFEVVCVDDGSPDRTPELLAEMEAAHPGRLRWTRTENRGPGPARNTGVDMARGAWVVIADDDIAAPPGWLAALWAARARHGAEAVAFALEPCGADTPAARYLHHRNLLATGRRLRRDYVGPAFLLLPREKYLEAGGFSAVRLAAAEDYDFCLRLRRIGVSVLFDPSITVGHHFDTEWAGVARKVRAAARDGARVYLAAGRSRTLLALRALAKAASAPLWSLWAYPPDLYTASLRMEVLFLRERMRALRGCGADR, encoded by the coding sequence ATGAACCCCACCGTAAGTGTCATCGTGGCGACATACAACCGGGCCGCCCTCCTTCGGGGCTGCCTGGAGTCGCTGCTTGCCCAGGACGGCCCCGAATTCGAGGTCCTGCCGCCCACTCCGTCCACTCCGTCCACTCCGTCCACCAAGTCGTCATCTGCCCAGGACGGCCCCGAATTCGAGGTGGTCTGCGTTGATGACGGGTCCCCGGACAGGACGCCGGAACTGCTCGCCGAAATGGAGGCCGCCCATCCCGGACGGCTGCGCTGGACCCGCACGGAGAACCGGGGGCCCGGCCCCGCGCGGAACACGGGCGTTGACATGGCGCGGGGCGCCTGGGTGGTCATCGCCGATGACGACATCGCGGCGCCGCCCGGCTGGCTGGCGGCGCTGTGGGCCGCGCGCGCGCGGCACGGCGCGGAGGCCGTGGCCTTCGCGCTGGAACCGTGCGGCGCGGACACGCCCGCCGCGCGCTATCTGCACCACCGCAACCTGCTGGCCACAGGAAGGCGGCTCCGCCGCGACTATGTCGGTCCTGCCTTTCTGCTGCTGCCGCGCGAAAAGTATCTGGAGGCGGGCGGGTTCAGCGCGGTGCGGCTGGCGGCGGCGGAGGACTACGACTTTTGCCTGCGCCTGCGCCGCATCGGCGTGTCCGTGCTCTTCGACCCGTCCATCACGGTGGGCCACCATTTCGACACGGAATGGGCGGGCGTGGCGCGAAAGGTGCGCGCGGCGGCGCGTGACGGCGCGCGAGTGTACCTGGCGGCGGGCCGTAGCCGGACCCTGCTGGCGCTGCGCGCCCTGGCGAAGGCGGCCTCCGCCCCCCTGTGGTCCCTGTGGGCGTACCCGCCGGACCTGTACACGGCCTCCCTCCGGATGGAGGTCCTTTTCCTGCGGGAACGGATGCGCGCCCTGCGGGGATGCGGCGCGGACCGGTGA